CGTAAACTTGCGCTGCACAACAGCATTCAGGACACCGCCCCATGAACACGTCAGCGAGCCCCCATGTTCATTGAGATCGAACAGGTCCTCATTGATCGGCACCGCATCGCCCGGCGCGTGCGCGAGATGGCCGGCGCGATCGCGACCGATCTGGCAGCCATTACCGCCCGCGAAAAGAGCAGCGTCGAGGGCCGCGTCGTGTTCGTGCCGATCATGACGGGGGCGATGATCTTCGCCGCCGACCTCGTGCGCGAGATGCCGATCAAACTCAGCCTCGAACTGGTCGCCATCTCGAGCTATCCGGGGCAGTCCGTCGTCTCGCGCGGGGCGCGCCTGGCCAGCGAACTCCCGCGCGATCTGGCGGGCAAGCATGTGGTCGTCATCGATGACATCCTCGACTCCGGGCAGACGCTCGACCTCGTGCGCAAGGCGATCCTCGCGCAGAATGCCGCCAGCGTCCGCCTCTGCGTTCTGCTGCGCAAAAACGTCCAGCGCGTCGTCGAAGTCGAACCGGATTACGTCGGGTTCGAGATCCCCGACGCCTTCGTCGTCGGCTACGGCCTCGATTACGACGGCTACTACCGAAACTACCCGGAGATCGGTACGCTCAACCCCCTGGCCATCGCCCAGCACCCTCCTGTGACATGATTCCCACGTGACATGACTCCACATGGAGAGACAGTTCGCGCCAAGGCTTCGCGTCGCACCGGTCGCAGCGTCGTGCCCGCCGGCGAGAGCATCCTGCTCGACCAGAGGCCCAGCGCGTGGCTCATCGTCTTTCGTGCAGCCCCATACATCGGACTGGTCGCAGCCTGCCTGCTCTTCGCCGTTCCGCTCTCCTCAGCCGCGTCGACGCTCACGCCGCGCCCGATCGACCTCGCATCGATGCTCGTCATCCCGGCAACAGTGATGTGCATCGTGATTCTCGTGGTTGCTGTGCTCGACTGGCTGCTCCGCAGATACATCCTCACAGACCGTCGAGCAATCTCCGTGCGAGGCATCCTGCATCAGACCGTCGCCGATGTTCCCCTTAAGCAGATTCAGAACATCGGCCTGTCGCGTCCGCTCGCTGCACGACTGGTCGGCATCGGACACATCGGCCTTGCTACCGCAGGTTCCGACGGCTGGGATCTGACCTGGACGCACACACGCCGCCCGCACGCACTGATCGCGCAGGTCCGCAAGGCAATGGACCAGACCAAGGCATGACGCACAGCAAGCACAGCCAATTCGTGATCATCGGCATCGCTGGAGGCGTGGGTGCCGG
This is a stretch of genomic DNA from Phycisphaeraceae bacterium. It encodes these proteins:
- a CDS encoding PH domain-containing protein, whose product is MTPHGETVRAKASRRTGRSVVPAGESILLDQRPSAWLIVFRAAPYIGLVAACLLFAVPLSSAASTLTPRPIDLASMLVIPATVMCIVILVVAVLDWLLRRYILTDRRAISVRGILHQTVADVPLKQIQNIGLSRPLAARLVGIGHIGLATAGSDGWDLTWTHTRRPHALIAQVRKAMDQTKA
- the hpt gene encoding hypoxanthine phosphoribosyltransferase — its product is MFIEIEQVLIDRHRIARRVREMAGAIATDLAAITAREKSSVEGRVVFVPIMTGAMIFAADLVREMPIKLSLELVAISSYPGQSVVSRGARLASELPRDLAGKHVVVIDDILDSGQTLDLVRKAILAQNAASVRLCVLLRKNVQRVVEVEPDYVGFEIPDAFVVGYGLDYDGYYRNYPEIGTLNPLAIAQHPPVT